In the Limanda limanda chromosome 10, fLimLim1.1, whole genome shotgun sequence genome, one interval contains:
- the LOC133011651 gene encoding phospholipase A and acyltransferase 2-like — MAPTLDVEKLRLGDLIEISRPMYQHWAVYVGNGYVVHLAPPCEGAGVGSGSVMSVVADVALVKKEFLWAVAGDNVWKVNNGLDQEHSPRQGFVIANEAMGWVGRTVPYSVVSSNCEHFANNLRYGKNVSRQVTSATNMAIGVGAAGLVIAGVLALARGLRRENRNTE; from the exons ATGGCCCCAACTCTG GATGTTGAGAAACTGCGGCTCGGGGACTTGATTGAAATTTCCCGTCCCATGTACCAGCACTGGGCTGTGTACGTTGGCAATGGCTACGTTGTTCACTTGGCACCACCCT GTGAGGGCGCGGGTGTAGGCTCCGGCAGTGTGATGTCCGTCGTCGCCGACGTGGCCCTGGTGAAGAAAGAGTTCCTGTGGGCCGTAGCGGGAGATAATGTATGGAAAGTAAACAACGGTCTGGACCAAGAGCACAGTCCCCGTCAGGGTTTTGTCATTGCGAATGAGGCCATGGGATGGGTTGGCAGGACTGTGCCGTACTCCGTCGTCAGCAGTAACTGTGAGCACTTTGCCAACAACCTACGCTACGGCAAAAACGTGTCCCGTCAG GTGACTTCAGCAACAAATATGGCCATTGGCGTGGGAGCGGCCGGGCTCGTGATCGCGGGCGTCCTGGCTTTGGCAAGAGGCCTCAGAAGggagaacagaaacacagagtga
- the scyl1 gene encoding N-terminal kinase-like protein, protein MWSFFARDPVKDFAYELLPDAQEKSGIWTLHRGKRKTSGEPVSVFVYDSAQGTEQQTQLAKAAFKRMKTLRHPNILAYVDGLETEKSLYLVTEQVTPLAVHLKAQAEKGGSGELEISWGLHQIVKALSFLVNDCHLLHNNLGVWSVFVDRAGEWKLGALDHVAPEQGDPSGVSLPAPKDVYPDMEKYDPPELSNSTGEKWAGEVWRLGCLIWEVFNGPLPRTSSLRSLGKVPKALVPHYCELVGANPRARPNPSRFLQNCRAAGGFLSNSFVESNLFLEEIQIKEPAEKQQFFQDLSDNLDSFPEDFCKHKVLPQLLTAFEFGSAGAVVLTPLFKVGKFLSAEEYQQKIIPVIVKMFSSTDRAMRIRLLQQMEQFIQYLNEAAVNVQIFPHIVHGFTDTNPAIREQTVKSMLLLAPKLNEANLNQELMRHFARLQARDEQGPIRCNTTVCLGKIASYLNAGTRQRVLISAFSRATKDPFPASRSAGVLGFAATHNYYSVTEIAARILPTLCAITIDADKSVRDQAFKAIKSFLSKMEIVSEDPSKLADIEKDVASCAQPAGASSSWAGWAVTGMSSLTSKLIRNAPGTEGDATAEGSEPTDTTSPTTTTDAAPAPGEDDKTPQVSLSHHAASSHANQSQTVRGTDKDAEPIGERWEEEEEDWGSLEEPEKAHTEPDDWNTDWSSSKKKAGDRQVGRSTASVTVKKQSSDWSSSGWDADDSWSNEKEGQGQSSAGEEGWGNDWGEQETDTTLANETLTLPEGVRLASDYNWDSSSASKGASHNDLFASVSQRNPASAAVATAEGGWSAEATGDWGAEETWESVDGAQGLSKAELSKKKREERRKELEVKRAERKAAKGPLKLGARKLD, encoded by the exons ATGTGGTCCTTTTTCGCAAGGGATCCTGTCAAAGACTTCGCTTATGAACTTCTTCCAGACGCCCAGGAGAAGTCTGGAATATGGACTTTACACCGCGGGAAGCGGAAG ACCAGTGGAGAGCcggtgtctgtgtttgtgtacgacTCGGCTCAGggcacagagcagcagacacagCTGGCCAAGGCTGCCTTCAAGCGTATGAAGACCCTGCGACACCCCAACATCCTGGCCTATGTGGATGGAttagag ACAGAGAAGAGCCTTTACCTGGTTACGGAGCAGGTGACGCCCCTGGCGGTCCACCTGAAAGCCCAGGCAGAGAAGGGCGGTTCCGGGGAACTGGAGATCTCCTGGGGACTGCACCAGATAGTG AAAGCTCTTAGTTTCCTGGTCAACGACTGCCACCTGCTTCATAACAACTTAGGTGTGTGGTCTGTTTTCGTGGATCGTGCTGGAGAGTGGAAACTAGGGGCCCTCGACCATGTGGCCCCTGAGCAGGGCGACCCAAGCGGGGTCTCGCTTCCGGCCCCAAAGGATGTTTACCCAGACATGGAGAAATATGACCCCCCAGAGTTGTCCAACAGCACTGGAGAGAAATG GGCAGGAGAAGTGTGGCGTTTAGGCTGCCTGATCTGGGAAGTATTCAATGGGCCACTACCTCGCACCTCCTCCCTTCGTTCACTGGGAAAG GTTCCAAAGGCCCTGGTCCCTCATTACTGTGAGCTGGTGGGGGCCAACCCCCGGGCTCGGCCCAATCCATCCCGGTTTCTTCAGAACTGTAGAGCCGCCGGGGGATTCCTCAGCAACAGCTTTGTTGAAAGCAACCTTTTCCTGGAGGAGATACAG ATCAAGGAGCCGGCTGAGAAGCAGCAGTTCTTCCAGGATCTGAGTGACAATCTGGACTCGTTCCCCGAAGACTTCTGTAAACACAAGGTTCTTCCCCAGCTGCTCACCGCCTTCGAGTTTGGAAGTGCGGGCGCTGTCGTCCTCACGCCACTCTTCAAG GTAGGGAAGTTCCTCTCGGCAGAAGAATACCAACAGAAGATTATCCCTGTCATCGTGAAGATGTTCTCCTCCACAGACCGAGCCATGAGAATACGACTGCTGCAGCAG ATGGAGCAGTTCATTCAGTATTTGAACGAGGCGGCAGTCAACGTCCAGATCTTTCCTCACATTGTTCATggcttcacagacacaaaccctGCCATAAGAGAACAGACTGTTAAG TCGATGCTGTTGCTGGCTCCCAAACTGAATGAAGCCAACCTGAACCAGGAGCTCATGCGTCACTTTGCCCGGCTTCAGGCCCGAGATGAACAAGGCCCAATCCGGTGTAACACCACTGTCTGCCTGGGCAAGATCGCCTCCTACCTCAACGCCGGG ACTCGACAGCGTGTTCTGATCTCAGCCTTTTCACGAGCCACGAAAGACCCGTTCCCGGCTTCCCGTTCTGCTGGTGTGCTGGGCTTCGCTGCCACACACAACTACTACAGTGTAACAGAGATCGCTGCCCGCATCCTGCCCACCCTCTGTGCCATTACTATTGACGCTGATAAGAGCGTCAGGGACCAG GCATTCAAAGCCATCAAGAGTTTTCTTTCCAAGATGGAGATTGTGTCAGAAGACCCTTCCAAGCTGGCTGATATAG AAAAGGATGTAGCGTCATGTGCTCAGCCTGCCGGGGCTTCCTCTAGCTGGGCCGGCTGGGCCGTAACCGGCATGTCCTCGCTGACTTCTAAGCTGATCCGCAATGCTCCAGGAACAGAGGGGGATGCAACAGCTGAGGGCAGCGAGCCCACTGACACCACCAGCCCGACTACTACCACAGACGCTGCTCCTGCACCTG GTGAAGATGATAAAACTCCACAAGTCTCTCTGAGTCACCATGCTGCCTCTAGTCATGCGAACCAATCACAGACTGTTAGAGGAACAGACAAAGATGCTGAGCCAATAGGAGAacgctgggaggaggaggaggaggactggggAAGTTTGGAG GAGCCAGAGAAAGCTCACACAGAGCCCGATGACTGGAACACTGACTGGTCATCATCCAAAAAGAAGGCTGGTGACCGACAA GTGGGCCGGTCAACCGCCTCCGTGACGGTGAAGAAGCAGAGCTCTGATTGGAGCAGCTCAGGGTGGGACGCTGACGACAGCTGGTCCAATGAGAAGGAAGGCCAGGGACAGAGCTCTGCTGGCGAGGAGGGCTGGGGTAACGACTGGGGAGAGCAGGAGACCGATACAACTTTGGCCAATGAGACACTCACCCTTCCAGAAGGGGTGCGGTTAGCTAGCGATTACAACTGGGACAGCAGCAGCGCATCGAAGGGAGCCAGTCACAACGACTTGTTCGCCAGCGTGTCCCAGAGAAACCCAGCCAGTGCTGCTGTTGCCACG GCTGAAGGTGGCTGGAGTGCAGAGGCAACAGGAGACTGGGGAGCTGAGGAGACTTGGGAGTCAGTGGATGGAGCCCAGG GTCTCAGCAAGGCGGAGCTTTCCAAGAAGAaacgggaggagaggaggaaagagctgGAGGTGAAACGGGCAGAGCGCAAAGCTGCTAAAGGTCCTCTCAAATTGGGTGCACGCAAGCTGGATTGA